In a genomic window of Nocardia fluminea:
- a CDS encoding lycopene cyclase family protein produces the protein MDAEVIVCGLGPAGRAVAHRALAAGRTVTVIDPNPDRVWTPTYAAWGDELPGWLDAGVIAAAIDGPMAWAVAEHRIDRSYQVFDTAALQSSLTLHGAKVIADRAVEVHARSVRTASGLTCTGQVVDARGLARSPRRAEQTAYGVVVERTGLEPTLFMDWRPDNGADPDDPPSFLYAIPLSADTVLFEETCLAGRPALAPQVLRRRLEHRLRARGIALTGTEPVERVRFPVQGGTPGRGRFGAAGGLTHPATGYSVAAALAAADTVVAGGTVWTPRARAVAALRRAGLRALLALPPREIPVFFETFFGLPAPLQYSYLSGLDDLRGTVAAMRALFADLPPNLRRAVVTSVVGAGRR, from the coding sequence GTGGATGCGGAGGTGATCGTGTGTGGGCTCGGGCCCGCGGGACGGGCCGTTGCCCATCGTGCGCTGGCAGCCGGGCGCACCGTCACGGTGATCGATCCGAACCCGGATCGAGTATGGACGCCGACCTATGCGGCGTGGGGCGATGAACTGCCCGGGTGGCTCGACGCAGGCGTGATCGCGGCCGCGATCGACGGGCCGATGGCGTGGGCGGTGGCCGAGCATCGGATCGATCGCTCCTATCAGGTGTTCGATACCGCGGCGCTGCAGTCGTCGCTGACGCTGCACGGCGCGAAGGTGATCGCGGACCGGGCCGTCGAGGTACACGCGCGATCGGTGCGGACGGCGAGTGGCCTGACCTGTACCGGGCAGGTGGTCGACGCGCGGGGGCTGGCACGGTCGCCGCGTCGCGCCGAGCAGACCGCCTACGGCGTGGTCGTGGAGCGTACGGGTCTCGAGCCGACCTTGTTCATGGACTGGCGGCCGGACAACGGCGCCGATCCGGACGATCCACCGTCTTTTCTGTACGCGATACCGCTGAGCGCCGACACCGTGCTGTTCGAGGAGACCTGCCTCGCGGGGCGGCCCGCGCTCGCGCCCCAGGTGTTGCGCCGCCGGCTCGAACACCGGTTGCGCGCGCGGGGAATCGCGCTCACCGGAACCGAACCGGTGGAACGGGTGCGGTTTCCGGTGCAGGGCGGCACACCGGGGCGCGGGCGATTCGGCGCGGCCGGTGGGCTGACCCACCCCGCGACCGGATACAGCGTCGCGGCCGCGCTCGCCGCGGCGGACACCGTTGTCGCGGGCGGCACGGTGTGGACCCCGCGCGCACGGGCCGTGGCCGCCCTGCGCCGCGCGGGACTGCGCGCACTGCTGGCGCTCCCGCCGCGCGAGATCCCGGTCTTCTTCGAGACGTTCTTCGGTTTGCCCGCGCCCCTGCAATATTCCTATCTGTCCGGCCTCGACGACCTGCGCGGCACCGTCGCCGCGATGCGCGCGCTGTTCGCCGATCTTCCGCCGAATCTGCGCCGCGCTGTCGTGACCTCGGTCGTCGGCGCGGGTCGCCGCTAG
- a CDS encoding MarR family winged helix-turn-helix transcriptional regulator → MDEREADVVDAITAQWQRERPDLELEAMAVFGRLGRLLTVATARIESVFTAHGLQRGEFDVLAALRRSGSPFELNPSVLADTLMLSRAGMTGRIDRLEGAGLVRRIADREDRRAVRVALTEQGRALVDTVVVAHTENETAMLSVLSPADRAALDRVSRTLLQGWAS, encoded by the coding sequence ATGGATGAACGCGAGGCGGATGTGGTGGACGCGATCACGGCGCAGTGGCAGCGGGAGCGGCCGGACCTGGAACTCGAGGCGATGGCGGTCTTCGGCAGGCTCGGCAGGCTGCTCACCGTCGCCACGGCGCGCATCGAAAGCGTGTTCACCGCACACGGTTTGCAGCGTGGTGAGTTCGATGTGCTTGCGGCGCTACGCCGTTCGGGTTCGCCTTTCGAGCTCAACCCGTCGGTACTCGCCGACACCCTGATGCTCTCGCGCGCGGGGATGACCGGCCGCATCGACCGGCTCGAAGGGGCGGGCCTGGTCCGCCGCATCGCCGACCGCGAGGATCGTCGCGCCGTGCGCGTGGCGCTCACCGAGCAGGGGCGGGCACTGGTCGACACGGTGGTGGTGGCCCACACCGAGAACGAGACCGCGATGCTGTCGGTACTGTCGCCCGCGGATCGTGCCGCCCTGGACCGGGTCTCGCGAACCCTGCTCCAAGGCTGGGCGAGCTGA
- a CDS encoding ABC-F family ATP-binding cassette domain-containing protein has protein sequence MITATDLEVRAGVRTLLSAPGPALRVQSGDRIGLVGRNGAGKTTTLRILAGEGEPYAGKITRSTDIGYLPQDPKEGDLDVIAKDRVLSARGLDVLLRDMEKAQVEMAEVADDAARDKAIRRYGRLEDQFSSLGGYVAESEAARICNSLGLPDRVLDQQLRTLSGGQRRRIELARILFSASDGSGGRSDRILLLDEPTNHLDADSITWLRGFLQNHDGGLIVISHDVELLGDVVNKVWFLDAVRGEPDVYNMGWKKYLDARATDEQRRVRERANAEKKAGALRQQAAKLGAKATKAAAAHQMVRRAERLISELDDVRVSDKVARIRFPEPAACSKTPLMVKDLTKLYGSLEIFTGVNFAVDKGSRVVVLGLNGAGKTTMLKLLAGVETPTAGGVEQGRGLKVGYFAQEHDTLDDQASVWENIRHASPDAGEQELRSLLGAFMFTGPQLDQPAGTLSGGEKTRLALAGLVSSAANVLLLDEPTNNLDPVSREQVLEALRTYAGAVVLVTHDPGAAEALNPERVILLPDGTEDHWSAEYAELIDLA, from the coding sequence GTGATCACGGCGACCGACCTGGAGGTCCGGGCCGGAGTCCGCACCCTGCTCTCGGCCCCTGGGCCGGCGCTGCGGGTGCAGTCCGGCGACCGGATCGGACTGGTCGGTCGTAACGGTGCGGGCAAGACCACCACCCTGCGCATCCTCGCGGGTGAGGGCGAACCGTACGCCGGAAAGATCACGCGCTCCACCGATATCGGCTACCTGCCGCAGGACCCGAAGGAAGGCGATCTCGATGTGATCGCCAAGGACCGGGTGCTCTCGGCGCGCGGGCTCGACGTGCTGCTGCGCGACATGGAGAAGGCTCAGGTCGAGATGGCCGAGGTGGCCGATGATGCCGCCCGCGACAAGGCGATTCGCCGGTACGGGCGCCTCGAGGACCAGTTCTCCTCGCTCGGCGGCTATGTCGCCGAGAGCGAGGCGGCGCGCATCTGCAACAGCCTCGGTCTGCCCGACCGTGTCCTCGATCAGCAGCTGCGCACGCTCTCCGGTGGTCAGCGCCGACGGATCGAGCTGGCCCGCATCCTGTTCTCCGCGTCCGACGGCTCGGGCGGGCGCTCCGATCGCATCCTGCTGCTCGACGAACCGACCAACCACCTCGACGCCGACTCCATCACCTGGCTGCGCGGATTCCTGCAGAACCACGACGGCGGCCTGATCGTGATCAGCCACGATGTGGAACTGCTCGGCGACGTGGTCAACAAGGTGTGGTTCCTCGACGCCGTGCGCGGTGAGCCCGATGTCTACAACATGGGCTGGAAGAAGTACCTCGACGCCCGTGCCACCGACGAGCAGCGCCGCGTCCGCGAGCGCGCCAACGCCGAGAAGAAGGCGGGCGCGCTGCGTCAGCAGGCCGCCAAGCTCGGCGCGAAGGCCACCAAAGCCGCTGCGGCACACCAGATGGTGCGTCGCGCCGAACGCTTGATCAGCGAGCTCGACGACGTGCGCGTGAGCGACAAGGTCGCCCGCATCCGCTTCCCGGAGCCCGCGGCCTGCAGCAAGACGCCGCTGATGGTGAAGGACCTGACCAAGCTCTACGGTTCCCTCGAGATCTTCACCGGTGTGAACTTCGCCGTCGACAAGGGCAGCCGCGTGGTGGTGCTCGGGCTCAACGGTGCCGGCAAGACGACCATGCTGAAACTGCTCGCCGGTGTCGAGACACCGACCGCGGGCGGCGTCGAGCAGGGCCGTGGGCTCAAGGTCGGCTACTTCGCCCAGGAACACGACACCCTCGACGATCAGGCTTCGGTGTGGGAGAACATCCGCCACGCCTCCCCGGACGCGGGGGAGCAGGAGCTGCGCAGCCTGCTCGGCGCGTTCATGTTCACCGGTCCGCAGCTCGACCAGCCCGCGGGCACGCTGTCCGGAGGTGAGAAGACGCGGCTGGCGCTGGCCGGGCTGGTGTCCTCGGCGGCGAACGTGCTGCTGCTCGACGAACCGACCAACAACCTCGACCCGGTCTCGCGCGAGCAGGTGCTCGAGGCGCTGCGCACCTACGCGGGCGCCGTGGTGCTGGTGACGCACGACCCGGGCGCGGCGGAAGCGCTCAACCCGGAACGGGTCATCCTGCTGCCCGACGGCACCGAGGATCACTGGTCCGCGGAGTACGCGGAACTGATCGACCTCGCCTGA
- a CDS encoding cupin domain-containing protein — MRLLTDANASDGAVSTLEVTMTQGADGAAPHFHTRSDELFYVADGELQVMAGDRILTVGAGGSLVVPRQMPHAFGATPDSGARILIALMPGVQRFEYFRLLDRLVHGAASHDEFLAAQEEFDNHFVDAPAWWAERNAHRG, encoded by the coding sequence ATGCGCCTGCTCACCGACGCGAACGCCAGCGACGGCGCGGTCAGCACACTGGAAGTGACCATGACACAGGGCGCCGACGGCGCCGCCCCGCACTTCCACACCCGCTCCGACGAGCTGTTCTATGTCGCCGACGGGGAACTCCAGGTGATGGCCGGCGACCGCATCCTCACCGTGGGCGCGGGCGGCTCCCTGGTCGTCCCCCGGCAGATGCCACACGCCTTCGGCGCCACCCCAGACAGCGGCGCGCGCATCCTCATCGCCCTGATGCCCGGCGTCCAGCGCTTCGAGTATTTCCGGCTGCTCGACCGGCTCGTCCACGGCGCGGCGAGCCACGACGAATTCCTCGCCGCCCAGGAGGAATTCGACAACCACTTCGTCGACGCGCCCGCATGGTGGGCCGAGCGCAACGCCCATCGCGGGTGA
- a CDS encoding SDR family oxidoreductase, translating into MTTDLLGRTALVTGASRGIGLATAAELLRRGANVLITARKPEPLEVAATELRALGHQGQVSTFAGNAGDADARAEAVARAVTEYGSLDILINNTGINPIYGPLMDADLGGVSKIFDVNVVASLGYVQQAYRAWMAEHGGAVVNVASVAGVRSSGVISAYGASKAALIRLTEELAWQLGPKIRVNAVAPGVVKTKFADALYADDEERAASVYPMKRLGEPEDVARLIAFLVSDEAAWITGDCVRVDGGFLSTGGI; encoded by the coding sequence ATGACTACCGATCTCCTTGGCCGAACCGCTCTCGTCACCGGAGCCAGTCGCGGCATCGGGCTCGCGACCGCGGCCGAACTGCTGCGCCGGGGCGCGAACGTGCTGATCACCGCCCGTAAACCCGAACCACTCGAGGTGGCCGCGACCGAGCTGCGCGCCCTCGGCCACCAGGGTCAGGTGAGCACTTTCGCCGGTAACGCCGGCGATGCCGACGCACGCGCGGAAGCCGTGGCCAGAGCCGTCACCGAGTACGGCTCGCTCGACATCCTGATCAACAACACCGGCATCAACCCCATCTACGGTCCGCTGATGGACGCCGATCTGGGTGGCGTCAGCAAGATCTTCGATGTGAACGTGGTGGCGTCGCTGGGCTATGTGCAGCAGGCCTATCGGGCATGGATGGCCGAGCACGGTGGTGCGGTGGTGAACGTGGCCAGCGTCGCGGGCGTCCGGTCGTCCGGGGTGATCTCGGCCTACGGCGCGTCGAAGGCGGCGCTGATCCGGCTCACCGAGGAGCTGGCCTGGCAGCTGGGTCCGAAGATTCGCGTCAACGCGGTGGCGCCGGGCGTGGTCAAGACCAAGTTCGCCGACGCGCTGTACGCCGACGACGAGGAGCGCGCCGCGAGCGTGTACCCGATGAAGCGCCTCGGCGAGCCCGAGGACGTGGCCCGGCTGATCGCCTTCCTGGTGTCCGACGAGGCCGCCTGGATCACCGGCGATTGTGTGCGGGTCGACGGCGGGTTCCTGTCCACCGGCGGCATCTGA
- a CDS encoding TetR/AcrR family transcriptional regulator: protein MPKVSDDHLAARRSQILDGARRCFAEYGYDGATVRRLEEAIGLSRGAIFHHFRDKDALFFALAKDDAERMAEVAANQGIVQVMRDMLARPEEFNWLGTRLEIARRVRTDPEFRAGWTQRSAELTAATLARLERRKAAGALRDDVPTDVLLGYLDLVLDGLIARIASGHTNENLSAVLDLVEASVRRRES from the coding sequence ATGCCCAAGGTCAGCGACGACCACCTCGCCGCGCGCCGCAGCCAGATCCTCGACGGTGCACGACGCTGTTTCGCCGAATACGGCTACGACGGCGCCACCGTGCGCCGCCTGGAAGAGGCCATCGGCCTGTCCCGCGGCGCGATCTTCCACCATTTCCGTGACAAGGACGCGCTCTTCTTCGCGCTGGCCAAGGACGACGCCGAACGCATGGCCGAAGTCGCCGCCAACCAGGGCATCGTGCAGGTGATGCGCGACATGCTCGCCCGGCCGGAGGAATTCAACTGGCTGGGCACCCGCCTCGAGATCGCGCGCCGGGTTCGCACCGACCCCGAATTCCGCGCGGGCTGGACCCAGCGCTCGGCCGAACTGACCGCCGCGACGCTGGCCCGGCTGGAGCGCCGCAAGGCGGCGGGCGCTCTGCGCGACGATGTCCCCACCGACGTCCTGCTCGGCTACCTCGATCTGGTCCTCGACGGCCTCATCGCCCGCATCGCGTCGGGCCACACGAACGAAAACCTTTCCGCCGTACTGGATCTCGTCGAAGCCTCGGTGCGGCGCAGAGAATCCTGA
- a CDS encoding MvdC/MvdD family ATP grasp protein translates to MEGATDAVLIVSETDDLHADALASTLREHHGLDPIRLDLRDFPTETGSFRLDKAGTNRAMSHIHGLDDVRAVWWRRPHPCRVPTGVRAADDEFRQAECDGFLQGMLWSIPAYWVNDPAAERTASRKIVQLETAQRAGFTIPETLITNDPDEARSFVESRCGPVVYKRTGTGRGEFSETRIVTGPELNRLESIRSTPTIFQDYVAASCDLRVVWVDGVEWSVRIDSQAGVGRIDSRLDTSVAFAPDRLPAAVSKSLATLMGALGLSFGVVDLRLGSDGEYYFLEVNPQGQFAYLEIKTGLPLFASLANLLVRGDGAVAGW, encoded by the coding sequence ATGGAAGGCGCTACCGACGCCGTGCTCATCGTCTCCGAAACCGACGACCTGCACGCCGATGCGCTGGCGTCGACCCTGCGAGAACACCACGGGCTCGACCCGATTCGGCTCGACCTACGCGACTTCCCCACTGAGACAGGAAGTTTCCGGCTCGACAAAGCGGGCACCAACCGCGCGATGTCGCACATCCACGGTCTCGACGACGTGCGCGCGGTGTGGTGGCGCAGGCCGCACCCGTGCCGGGTTCCCACCGGCGTGCGCGCCGCCGACGACGAGTTCCGCCAGGCCGAGTGCGACGGATTCCTGCAGGGCATGCTGTGGTCGATCCCGGCGTACTGGGTCAACGATCCGGCCGCCGAGCGCACCGCCTCCCGCAAGATCGTCCAGCTCGAGACCGCGCAGCGGGCGGGCTTCACGATCCCGGAAACGCTGATCACCAACGACCCGGACGAGGCGCGCAGTTTCGTCGAATCCCGGTGCGGCCCCGTGGTGTACAAGCGCACCGGCACGGGTCGTGGCGAGTTCTCGGAGACCAGGATCGTCACCGGACCCGAGCTGAACAGGCTCGAGTCGATCCGTTCGACGCCGACCATCTTCCAGGATTACGTGGCGGCCAGCTGCGATCTGCGCGTGGTGTGGGTCGACGGCGTCGAGTGGAGTGTGCGCATCGACTCCCAGGCGGGGGTCGGACGCATCGACTCGCGCCTCGACACCTCGGTCGCGTTCGCGCCGGATCGTCTACCGGCGGCGGTCAGCAAGTCCCTCGCGACCCTGATGGGCGCGCTCGGACTCAGCTTCGGCGTAGTGGACCTGCGCCTCGGCAGCGACGGCGAGTACTACTTCCTCGAGGTGAACCCACAGGGACAGTTCGCGTACCTCGAGATCAAGACCGGGCTGCCGCTGTTCGCCAGCCTGGCGAATCTGCTGGTCCGTGGCGACGGAGCCGTCGCAGGCTGGTAA
- a CDS encoding MMPL family transporter has translation MFEFTRRRSRWVLGVFAVLAVVLGALGATLFERVEGGGYTDSGSESSRALEVLRTEFGQAPPNLLLLVETESSVEDPESTAAATALVANLQERAGVTEVMSYWTSHQPALRSVDGKQGLIVASVLGSEREIDERVSAISAELTGRQGSLQVRAGGFAMLMHETVQQSKTDIAKGEAIAFPLTLIALLFVFGGLVAASLPLLVAIGTVLCTMGALWLLSLFTELSVTATNVATLLGLGLAIDYSLLIVNRYRDELAEGRTPAGAVATTLRTAGRTVAFSALTVAVALAGLLFFPLLAIRSMGYAGIVVAALAALVSLTALPAALLLIGTNIDKGQLGWWFLRAPRPAPGEGAWHKLATAVMRKPISIGLAVTALLLLLGAPFLGVKLGFPDERTLPESMNSRQVTEIVARDFGESDQHTLVAVLPDSAYSAAGLDTIARDMSDLDNVRRVDTATGSYAQGGLLVEPTAANSRFRVEKAVYLSIVPTTGDSDALANLVEQVRAVQTPSELLIGGVAAANADSVAAIENALPWALGFVVITMLIVLFALTGSVVLPVLAVILSALSLTATFGALVWIFQDGHLSGVLGFTVTGDLSATVPVMLFAAAFGLAMDYQVFLLSRIREEYDRTGKNETAVALGLERVGRIVTAAAILISLVFLGFLASDITFMKAFGIGLPLAVIVDATLVRGFLLPAAMKVLGDANWYAPEFLRRLHDRWGLDEGGSARPKREVVVRDPLAARPEEIIVVDPLARAEAARAEAARAEAERADGARAQESISASTGSREASD, from the coding sequence GTGTTCGAATTCACCAGGCGGCGCAGCCGCTGGGTGCTCGGCGTTTTCGCGGTGCTCGCGGTGGTGCTCGGCGCACTGGGCGCCACGCTGTTCGAGCGGGTGGAGGGCGGCGGATACACCGACTCCGGGAGCGAATCCAGCCGCGCGCTCGAGGTGTTGCGCACCGAGTTCGGACAGGCGCCGCCGAACCTGCTGTTGCTGGTGGAAACCGAGTCCTCGGTCGAGGACCCCGAATCCACCGCGGCGGCAACGGCATTGGTCGCCAACCTGCAGGAACGGGCCGGTGTCACCGAGGTGATGTCGTACTGGACCTCCCATCAGCCCGCGCTGCGCAGTGTCGACGGCAAGCAGGGTCTGATCGTCGCGAGTGTGCTCGGCAGCGAACGCGAGATCGACGAACGCGTCAGCGCCATCTCCGCAGAACTGACGGGCCGACAGGGATCGTTGCAGGTCAGGGCGGGCGGATTCGCCATGCTCATGCACGAGACGGTGCAGCAGAGCAAGACCGATATCGCCAAGGGCGAGGCCATCGCGTTCCCGCTCACCCTGATCGCGCTGCTGTTCGTCTTCGGCGGCCTGGTCGCGGCGAGCCTGCCGCTGCTGGTCGCGATCGGCACCGTGCTGTGCACCATGGGCGCGCTGTGGTTGCTCAGCCTCTTCACGGAGCTTTCCGTCACCGCGACGAATGTGGCCACCCTGCTCGGCCTCGGTCTGGCCATCGACTACAGCTTGCTGATCGTCAACCGCTACCGCGACGAACTGGCCGAGGGCCGTACCCCGGCGGGTGCGGTGGCCACCACCCTGCGCACCGCGGGCCGCACCGTCGCGTTCTCCGCGCTCACCGTCGCGGTGGCGCTGGCCGGTTTGCTGTTCTTCCCCCTGCTGGCGATCCGGTCGATGGGATACGCGGGCATCGTCGTCGCGGCACTGGCCGCGCTGGTGTCGCTCACCGCGCTGCCCGCCGCGCTGTTGCTGATCGGCACGAACATCGACAAGGGCCAGCTCGGCTGGTGGTTCCTGCGCGCACCGCGGCCCGCGCCCGGCGAGGGCGCCTGGCACAAGCTGGCCACCGCCGTGATGCGCAAGCCGATCTCGATCGGACTGGCCGTCACCGCACTGCTGCTCCTGCTCGGTGCGCCGTTCCTCGGTGTGAAACTCGGCTTCCCGGACGAACGAACGCTGCCGGAATCGATGAACTCCCGTCAGGTCACCGAGATCGTGGCGCGCGACTTCGGCGAGAGCGATCAGCACACCCTCGTCGCGGTGCTGCCCGACAGCGCGTACAGCGCGGCCGGACTCGACACCATCGCCCGGGACATGTCCGACCTCGACAACGTCCGCCGCGTCGACACCGCCACCGGCAGCTACGCCCAGGGCGGATTGCTCGTCGAACCCACCGCGGCCAACTCCCGCTTCCGGGTCGAGAAGGCCGTGTACCTGTCGATCGTGCCGACCACCGGTGACAGCGACGCCCTGGCGAACCTCGTCGAGCAGGTGCGCGCGGTACAGACCCCGAGCGAGTTGCTGATCGGTGGCGTGGCCGCGGCCAATGCCGACTCGGTCGCCGCGATCGAGAACGCACTGCCGTGGGCGCTCGGCTTCGTGGTGATCACGATGCTGATCGTGCTGTTCGCGCTCACCGGCAGCGTGGTGCTGCCGGTGCTGGCGGTGATCCTCAGCGCGCTGAGTCTGACCGCCACCTTCGGTGCGCTGGTGTGGATCTTCCAGGACGGGCACCTGTCCGGGGTGCTCGGGTTCACCGTCACCGGGGACCTGTCCGCCACGGTGCCGGTGATGCTGTTCGCCGCCGCCTTCGGGCTCGCGATGGACTACCAGGTGTTCCTGCTGTCGCGGATCCGGGAGGAATACGACCGGACCGGTAAGAACGAGACCGCGGTCGCGCTCGGCCTGGAACGGGTCGGTCGCATCGTCACCGCCGCGGCGATCCTCATCTCGCTGGTGTTCCTCGGCTTCCTCGCCTCCGACATCACCTTCATGAAGGCCTTCGGCATCGGCCTGCCGCTGGCCGTGATCGTCGATGCCACCCTCGTGCGCGGATTCCTGCTGCCCGCCGCCATGAAGGTGCTCGGTGACGCGAACTGGTACGCACCGGAATTCCTGCGCCGGCTGCACGATCGGTGGGGTCTGGACGAAGGCGGCTCCGCACGGCCGAAACGTGAAGTGGTGGTGCGTGATCCGCTCGCCGCCAGGCCGGAGGAGATCATCGTCGTGGATCCACTCGCGCGGGCGGAGGCGGCGCGGGCGGAAGCGGCCCGAGCCGAGGCCGAGCGCGCCGACGGGGCGCGGGCGCAGGAGAGCATTTCGGCCTCCACGGGAAGCCGCGAGGCCTCGGACTGA
- a CDS encoding acyl-CoA thioesterase — MTFSVPVLVRGYELDTQGHLNHAVYHQYGEHARWELMRAAGISQDKFIASGVGAVVLESTIKYKRELRGGDEVTVTCVFDWKEGEKVFRFHQQIIKLDGTVSAEITVVAGAMDLTTRRLVAEPAEHFRGLAENPELLGL, encoded by the coding sequence ATGACGTTCTCCGTACCGGTCCTCGTCCGCGGCTACGAGCTCGACACCCAGGGCCACCTCAATCACGCCGTCTACCACCAGTACGGTGAGCACGCCCGATGGGAGCTGATGCGCGCCGCGGGTATCTCCCAGGACAAGTTCATCGCCAGCGGCGTCGGCGCGGTGGTGCTCGAGTCGACCATCAAATACAAACGCGAGCTGCGCGGCGGCGACGAGGTCACGGTGACCTGTGTGTTCGACTGGAAGGAAGGCGAGAAGGTCTTCCGCTTCCACCAGCAGATCATCAAGCTCGACGGCACCGTCTCCGCGGAGATCACCGTCGTGGCGGGCGCGATGGATCTCACGACCCGCAGGCTCGTCGCCGAACCGGCCGAACACTTCCGCGGGCTCGCCGAGAATCCCGAACTGCTCGGTCTCTAG
- a CDS encoding helix-turn-helix domain-containing protein: protein MSDSARQAARSAKGKSTIGKALGKGTRVTGKSRDRLQSQLKKQYEAGASIRTLARSTGRSYGFIHNVLVESHVELRGRGGANRRKNPAD from the coding sequence ATGAGCGACAGTGCCAGACAGGCCGCTAGGTCGGCCAAGGGTAAATCGACGATCGGCAAGGCCTTGGGCAAGGGCACCCGGGTGACGGGCAAGTCCCGCGACCGGCTGCAGTCCCAGCTGAAGAAGCAGTACGAGGCGGGTGCGTCCATTCGCACCCTGGCCAGGTCCACCGGCCGCTCGTACGGCTTCATTCACAATGTGCTGGTCGAGTCACATGTGGAACTGCGTGGGCGCGGCGGCGCCAATCGGCGCAAGAATCCGGCCGACTGA